The Acidobacteriota bacterium genome contains the following window.
TGTTGGGCGACTAAGCGTCACATTGAACTCCTAACGGAGTTCCACTGCCAGAATCGCCACAATGTCCAAACTCCATGGCGCAGACTTTAGTCTGTGCGGTGAAGGAGGTCATAGCTGAGCCACTCCCCACAGACTAAAGTCTGCGCCACGAGGATCAATCCGCTGGGGCGTTCGCCTCTTCGATAGTTCGCAGCTTCCGTCTTCTTTCGGCGATCAGAAATACCGCCGCTCCGATGAGGTTCGTCACTATGATCACGGTCGCAATCTTGGCGGCAAATGCAAAGCGGCTTTCCACCTGGATCACCGGCAGGATTGACAGCGTCACATACAACAGGGTCATCAACAACCCCGACGTCGAAGCAAGCTTCAGCCACAGGGGTGCGCGCCCGGCCGTTCCCTTCAACCCGACAAGCGGTATCGCGAACATCACCAGATACGTCAGCGCGTAGAATATCCCGCTTGCGTTCCATAAGAGCTGAAAGGCTTCTTGTTCGCCGACTCCGATCAATCCTACCAGCCCTATCGCGAGCGTTCCGGCGCCAATGAAGATGATCGAGTTGACCGGCGTCTTGCGGCTGGCGTGAAGGCGGGTGAACCAGTCGGGAAGCAACCGGTCCCACCCGGCTACCATCGGCAGCCGGGTGTTGCCGGCGAATTGAACGCTCGACTGCGCGATGCGAATTCCGAGGAAGGCCACGATGGCGACCGGCACTATTTGCGCAGCGAAGCCCAGCTTACCGAACCCCAGCCGTAGAACCTGCGGGATCGGCCCGATAAGGTCGATGTTCTCCGGAGCGACAAGCGCCAGCACCGAGCTCGTTCCCAGGATGAACATCACTGCGATTAGCGGGGCGGCTACGACCACCGAACGGCCGATCGTGCGGACGGGATCGCGGCACTCGCCCGCGTGAATCGCGACATATTCGAACCCACCGAGCGCGCCGAATCCAAGCTTGCCAAGAATGTTCAAGCTGAACAAAGAGACCGCCGGCATCTCGGTCGCCAGCGGATGGTACTGGCCAATTGTCCCCCGCGCGTAGTTCACAATTGGCAGCGCGACCAGCAACCCAAATGTCAGCACCATCGTCACGCCACCCGCTTTATGCAGCCATTTACCGACACCCAGGCCGAGTATTGAAATTACGACCAGGAGTCCGATGATCAAAAAGCTGAGCAGCGAAATAAACCACTTGCTTCCGGCGAACCACGCGCCGCGCGACCCGACCGCATACGAAAGACTCGTCGCCGCCTGCAAGCCGATCTCCGAACAGTTCAGGATGACGAACAGCCACAGGTTCCACGCGACCATGAAACCCATGAAGCTGTTGAACCCGAGCTTCGCCCACTGGTACAAGCCTCCTTCAAGGGGCATCAACCGATTGAGGTAGATCACTACTGCCGCGGACGGAAGATAGAAAAGCGCGATGCCCAGCAGCCAAAAGATGATATGCGAGGGGCCGAGCTTGGCGGCGATTCCAACCCACGGAAGACCAATGATGAACAGTATCTGCGTGAGCGCGAGATCGGTGAGGCCAAGTTCTTTCTTGAAGACCTCGCTGCGCCGTTCGACTTGCTGTTCGGCGTCGCGGAGTTCAGCGCTTATGGGTTCGTCTGCCATCTGAGTTGCATCACCAAGTTCTGCCTAGCGGTTCATGACGTAATCGAAAAATCGCGCGGGCAGCAAGCGCTTTACTGCGAGTGCAAAGCGTGCATGGCCGGGAGCAGCGTAGCGCGCGCGTGGGCTCCGGGCAGTCAGCGCTTTGAAGATCACTTCCGCGATGTCTTCGGGCCGGCCTGCCATCTTACGCAACCGCTGAATCGCCCCGCCCAGCCGCTCGAAAGGCTCCGCATACGGTCCCGGGTGTTCCAAGGTCTCTCGCGACACCTCGTTCGCGACCTCGAGAAACTCGGTGATGATGAAACCAGGTTCGATGACGATGACCTTTATCCCGAACGGCGCGAGCTCACCGCGCAAGCCGTCGGACACGGCTTCCAGAGCATGTTTGGTGGCATCGTACACCGATGACAGCGGCCGCGCGATTCGTCCCGCGACTGAGCTAACGTTCACGATCCGCCCGCTTCCCTGCTCGCGCATTATCGGTATTACCAGTTGAGTGAGCGCGATCAGCGAAAAGAGATTTGTCTCGAAGTTCCGGCGTATGGCTTCGATTGGAACGATCTCGATGGGCCCGCGCTGCCCGTAGCCCGCGTTGTTCACCAGCGCGTCGATGCGTCCGAACGCCGACATAGTTTCATGCACTATGCGCTGGCGGTCTTCGGCGGAGGTGACGTCGGCGGCGATTGCGAGCGAGCGAACGCCGCTCCCGATTTCCGACTTGAGTTGATCGAGCCTCTCTTTGCGGCGCGCTACGAGCGCGATATTGGCTCCCCCGCTCGCGAGCATCCTGACGGTAGCCTCGCCGATGCCCGCCGAGGCGCCGGTCACGATCACTACTTGTCCATCGAGTTTCCCCATCGCCTCCTCGAATGACGGGCTCAAAACCTTTCCGCGACGTAGTACTTCATCATCAGCCGCCACGTCGGCCAGTCGTGCGGCATATCGTATCCCCACAGCGACAATTCATGGGGAATCCCCTTCCTTGTAAGGATCGCCGATAGTCTTCGCGATGCATCGGGGTTCTCGTAGTTTCCCTGACCGCTGACGATATGGATGTGCTCCTTGTGCCGAAGCGCTTCCAATTCCCAGCCCTCGACGTTCGGCAGATAATCAACCGGGTTGTTGAAGTAAACGTTCTCGTCGTAGTAGTCGCCCCGGTAGTAACCGCGGATGTCGTACGCGCCGCTCATCGCGATGCAGCCCGCAAACAGATCGGGCCGGCGGAAGACTTGATTCGCGCAGTGAAATGCGCCCAGGCTTGCGCCGGCTGTGATGACTCCGAAGCGCCCCTGACAGCTGTTCCAGATGTAGGGCACGACTTCGCCGACGATGTAGTTGTTGTATTGGACCTGGCGCAGCGCTTTGTACTTCGGATGCAGCTCGTTGTTGAGCCAGCTTTCGCGATTAATGCTGTTTATCGAAAAGACCTTCACCTTGCCGGCTTCGATCGAGTCCTGGATCGCGTCGATCATATAAAAGCGCTCGTACTCGAGGTAGTCTGCCGCCGCTGTCGGAAACATCAACAGTGGAAACCCATAATGCCCGTAGGTCACGATCTCCATGTGCTTGTTCAAGCTTGGGCTGTGCCAGCCGTCAATGAATCGTTGCATAGAAGCTATTCCTTTTGTGAGCTGAATGAGAATCGCGCGTGCTATATGACAAGCGTGTAAGCTAGCGGCATCCGACGGGGATTTCAAGTCAGAGGCCGATCGACCGTAGGTGGTATTAGCGCACGACACTTTTGTGGTCGCCCCATTCTTAATCACACCCAGCACATGAGATTAGCCAACTCGCATTCTTGAGATGCCGGCCGGTCGAGTGATAGGATCGCGCCTCCACAACATCACCGTTCATCGGAGGCTGAACATGAAAAGGCTGATTCCGCTCCTCATCTGCTTATCGCTCCTTTGCGCGATCCCAGGCGAGTCAGGGCCATCACACGCTCAAGCTACAAACGTTCTTGTCATCACCCACGCGAACTTGATCGATGGATTCTCCGCCGCGCCGATCAGAGATGCGACAGTGCTCATTCGAGATGGCCGCGTCGAAAGCGTCGTGACCGGCAAGGCCGAACTTCCCCCGGGCGCGACGGTGATGGATCTGAACGGCAAATGGCTGCTGCCCGGTTTCGTGGACACGCACGCGCATCTTGCGGACACCAGCGCGGCTCGGCGAGCGCTCGCTTCGGGAGCAACTACCGTGCGCTGTCTGGGCGTGAATCACTTCGTGGACATCGGCATCCGCGAGCTCAATCATGCCGGAGTCAGCGAACTCCCTGACGTCGTCGCAGCCGGCTACCACGTTCGCCCGCGGCCCGCCGAAGAGTTCTTTCTCGACACCCCAAAGATGAGAGATTTGATGACCGGAGTGGCCGGAACCCAGAACGTCCGCAGGTTGGTGCGCGCGATGATCGATCGGGGCGTTGACGCAATAAAGATCATGGCCACCGAGCGCGCAGGCTTGCCCGACACCGATCCGCGCAAGCGCGTATTCACCGACGAAGAGCTGGCTGCCGCGGTCGACGAAGCTCGCAAGTCGGGCGTGTACGTAGCCGCCCACGCGCACGGCGATGAAGGAGGCGCGGCAGCCGTACGCGCAGGCGTGCGCTCGATCGAGCACGGAACGTACTTGAGCGACAAGACGCTGTTGCTTATGAAAGAGCGTGGCGCATATCTCGTGCCGACTATAGCAACGGTGCTGGACTTGATCGATCCGGGAGGCGACTACGACAACCCGATTCTTTCAGTCCGAGGCCGCGCGATGCTGCCGCGATTGCGTGAGACTGCGGCTCACGCATGGAAGATGGGTGTGAAGATCGTCGCCGGCACCGACACCGGCTACGGACCCGCCAGCAGCCGCCGCATTCCGCACGAGATCCTCGAGCTGGTCAACATCGGTATGCCGCCGATGGATGCAATTAAAGCGGCGACCTCCGTTGCCGCCGCTTGCATCGGAGTTGATAAACGCACCGGCTCGATCAAGCCAGGGATGGAAGCCGACTTCATCGCGATCGAGCGAGACCCGCTTGCGGACATAACGGCTATTCAAGACGTGATCGTCGTGATCAACAACGGCAAGGTCGCCGTGAATCGCCTCGGCTGGTGAAGCGTTCTCACTTCTTGCTCACTCGATTGAAGTGGACGAGTGTCGGACTCTTCCTGGTGTATTCAAGCTCGAAGCTTGCATCGGCGCTCGACTGGTTCTCCGCGAGGCGATACACCCCTTCGCGACCATCCGAGGCGCTGTTTCCTTGCGCGCGAGCCAGGAAAGCTTCGGCCTCGGTCCTGCTCACTTGCTGCGCGCGATTCTCGCCTCTGCTGACCGCTTCGAGCGCATAAGACTTAAGCATCTTCGGCCAGTAAGCTTGAAACAAGGAGTGGTTGGCGAACACATCCGCGGAGACGATCTTGCCGCCGACAGCCGCCACGACTCCGACAATGTTGCCAGCCGAGAGTTTGTCTTTGAACGCGCGTTCGTAATCATCAAGCTTCTTGTTCACGCGCCTGTCTTGATACACGCTGTTCAGGTTTCCAGTCGAGGTGCTCGTGGCGGTCACGGTCACGGTCTCGGCAACTGCAGACCACACTTCCCCCTGGCTTTTCTGTGCTTGCGCCTTCTCGCGAATTTTGGGAAGCGCCATCGGCGCCACGGACATCCCGGCACCGGCACCCGAGCCAGAACCTGAGCCTGAACCTCGGCCGCGTCCACTCGCGGCTCCGGCGCCCCGGCTCTCACCGAACGCGAGACCTCCCGACCACCGGCCGTGTTCGACACAGAACACGTCGAGCGGAACAGGCGTGTTCGTAGCCTCGATAATACAGTCGTGACCGACGATGCGGTCCTGCTTTCCTCCAAGTATCATTTCGCCCGCGATCAGCACCAGTGCCTTGCCGGAGTTGTTAGTCAGTGCAAGGCGGTTCACTTCGGCGCTGTCGCCGCTTTGACGGCGGTTGATCCGGTGCGAGCGTCCGTCGGCGCCGAGCTCGGTGATGATGACTTTGCCTGAGCGCAACCCTTCGTCAAGAGTGATGAGATCGGCGCTCGCGGAAGATCCATCACCGAACACCGGGAAGACCGTCAGGTTGTTGTAGGTGGTAGGCGATCCCAACCGCCATTCGGGGCGCGCGGGTAAACCGAGGCTCGAAGGCACCGGTCGCACTCTCGAACCTTTCGCAGCGCCGTCGGACTTTGCTTCAACTATTCTGCCGGCCGGCGAACAGGCCACTGACAACGCACACAACACAACGCTAGTGAGGACTCTGATCAGGGCTTTCATAGGGATCTCCTCGTTTTTTGCTTGAATCGAGTGTTGGGCTGGAGAATCGATCTGGCTTTAGAACGCGGAAGGAAGTTTGATCTTGCACCGATACGTGATGCGTGATCCGTGATCCGTGATCCGGTTTCACGGATCACGCATCACGCAACGGTCTGCACTTCCAGTAATAGTTTGTGAAACCCTCAGCTTCGTACATTCGCCGAAACGTCATCTCGACGGTCTGATCGATTCTCACGTCGGCGGGATTCCGATCGGTCATCATCAGGTAACCTCGACCGCCGCCTTCAAAGTCCACCACGGTCATAACGCTTGGCGGATCGGGGTCGGCATTAAGAAAGTCGACGGTGAAGGTGAATAGCGTCGCCGGCTTATCGGCAAGCCTCACGCTTTCGAAGTTGTCTTTCGCCTGGCAGCCTATGCAGAGCCTCTGATGCGGATATTGGACCTTGCCGCAGTTCAAGCATCGATAGCCGTGCAGACGATAGATGTCATCGCGTCTTCGCCAGATTTGGGGAGCCGACGCGGAGGGAGACTGGCGGCGCGCGGCTTCCGTATTGATCAACTCTCGAAACTTCGCGTAGCGCTCGTAGCTGTCCAGATTCGCCTTCGATGCCAGATGCCCGTTCACCCCTCTGCGCCCCGCTTTGGTTTTCGCGTTGTCGATTTCATCGGTCACTTCAAACATCAACGCGTCGCAGCCCGAGCCGTAGCCGACAACCAGTAGCTTCTCGCCGGCGTGAGCGTTTTCGAGCACCGACGACAGCACGAGCAGCGGCATCGCCGTTCCCGTGTTGCCGACCGTCGAGAATAGATGATCGGGAATCTGTTCGGCTTTGAGCCCCAGGCTTTTCGCCGTGCCTGCGAGAGTTCCAGGATCGGGCGCGTAGAATATTGCCTTCGATATCTCTGACGGACCGATCGCGTTTCGCTCGAACAACTCAGAGACCGTTTGCCGCACGACTCGCTGGTACCCCTGGGTGATCGAGAAACGCTCTTCCCATCCAGAAACGAATCGATCGTCATCCGCGCGCCAGACATCGGTCATCTCGTCGACAGTCGAGTGGCCGGCGATCAACTCCGCAATCACCTTGTCTCTTCCGACGGCGATCGCTGAAGCTGCGTCGCCGAACATTCGTTCGTTAGCCGACTTCGGCGGCGCGAGCCGGGTGTCTGCAGCCGTGATGATAACGTTGGACACCGACCCCGCCTTGACCGAGTCGAGAGCCGCCAAAGTGGCTGTGGTAGCCGATCTCAAAGAGCTGGTGTAGTCAGCGGTTCGCACATCGTTCCTTAGATCGGCGGCAGTGGCGATCAACGCCGAAGCCTGCTTCTCGGCGTAAGGTGACGTGGTGGTAGCGAACATCAGACTGTCTATTTCGCGGCCGTCTCCTTTGCCGAGCAAATCGCGGACGGCTTCGACTGCCATTGTGATCGAGTCTTCATCGACGTTGGCGACCGCGCGCTCGCCGTCGCCAGCACGCCCGCACCAGGCGCGAGCGATCTCTTTGTGAGCGAGCCGATAGAAAGGTATGTATGCTCCGAATGATGTTATGCCAGCCATGATTTGCTCCGCGCGAGGTATATCAGAGGTCTAAGAACCAGTCAAGAAACGAGCGAGCCTAGTTTCTCCTGATAGGCCCGCCGAAGCTTGCTAAACGGCTCCGTCCAGTTCAATCATCGGAAGAGTGTCTGGAAATTCTCGCGAGAGATGACCACTTGCGAGGAAAAATGAGGAGTATCGGAAGGGAAGTAGGCTTCGCGACCGTTGATCTCGAGCTTATGCGCGAGGCGATTGCCGTAGCTCAGCATGATCTTGTCCTGTGCTGGCGGGAGGTCTTGCGACTGGCCCTGCTTCAATACCAGAATCGTCGGCTTTGAGTCATCGACTTGATACTTCACCCAAGCGTCCGCGGTAGCGGCCTCGACCTTCAGGGTAAGGGGCGACCCGGAAGGTACGGCCTGCGAAACGCTTTCAGCAGGAACTTGGCGCTGTCGGTTTGCGACCGCAGGAGCCTGGGGTTGTCGGTTTGCGTCTTCGCTTGCGATCGGCGCGGTCGTTGGAACGAGGTGCGTTTGGTTACGTCTTAGCGCCACCGTATAGCAGAGCGGTTTGGCCCAAGTCAAGGATTGCGGTTCTAAAGGAGTCTAGGGAAGAGAACCAAGAGAGGCTTTCGCCAAATCCAGAAACTTCTGTGCGTGATCGATCTCCTCCAGAGCCTCTCGTTCAGATAGACCGGGGCCGATATCGTAGTCTCCGGTCAGCCGCTTGCGCTCGCCGTCGATCAAATAACGGTGGAATTCTTTCGGCACCCGGCCGGTCTTCGCGAAGTGCTGGCCAAAGGCGGCGATTACGCCCGAATGTTTGGAGAATGTGAGACCCTCTCCCAGCAGAAAGGCCTCAGCAACGTAGAACATAGTGTAGTAGGCTCGCGACACCGCAAAGTCGAATAGCTTCTCACTTGCCAGGACCTGTGCGCCGCGCAAGCTATCCTGCGCTTTGCGCACCAACGCCTCCTGCTCGGGAGTCATATGGCCACTCCCTCACGCCGAACGTTCAGCAACAGCGGGCTCCGCTCGACGGCGTAGCGATGCGAAGAAATGAAAACACACGACACGACCACGTTGTTGGCGAGCGACAACTCCGCCACAAAATGGCTCGTTCGGTCTATCTCAGTTCCGGGCTGTACCGGTCCCTTCAAAACCACCAGTACATCGATATCTGAATCAGGCTCGGCATCGCCTCGCGCCTGAGAGCCAAAAAGAATTATGCGTTCCAGACGCTCGCCGTAAAGGGACTGAAGTTCCCGACGAAGCTCGACCAGGATGTCGTTGACTTTCTGGATCATAACGCTAGCTCGATTCGTTCGTGACAGAGTCATTCTAGCAGTTTGAACCGCGTGCTAGTTAATGAATAATCGTCGAGTTAGTGTGTGCCTCGCGGGCGATAGATGGCCGTGTGACGAACTTGCTGAACAACCCGATTGTCCTTCGCAGCGAGCAGCACGTCAAGCACCACGAACTCGTGACCCTTGCGCTCGAAGCACTCGCGAACTCGGCCTCTCACCGAGACTTTTTCACCGTCGCAAACGACGCTGCGGTTGACCACATCGCTAGCGGCGTGAATCCACGGGCCGAGTTTGAAATTGCTCATCAAGATTTGATTCGACAATCGAAGCAGAGCAAACGGGTGAGCAACGGCGTCTGAACCAAAGTAAATCGGCAAGCGTTCGTCGAGATTTTCGAGCACGGTTGAATCAGGAAGGCGCACTGTTTCGGTCAACGTTCCCAATACCGTCCCAGGCACAAGCGACTCGCGCGAAGCGGAGGGCGCGTCGGGGCGCGGCAATGGTGCTTCCGGAAAATCTTCCAGCAGCGGCTCACCAAGCCACGACGATCGATCGTTGACTGTTGCAAGCGCAGTTGCACATGCAATGCCGTCTTCGCGCTCGGCGGTGATTGCTATGTTGATTGGATCCGCACTGGCGTCTGCTTCGGCTCGGACGATCACTTCTTCGCCGTGGTAGAAGGGCTGGTGAAACTTGACCTGCATCGAGCCGTGTTCGAGCCAATCGAGACCGAACCGCTCGACTATCGGGACCGTCATGTAAGCGTAGACCGTTATGCCGGGAACGAGTCCTCCGCGAAAGCCGTAGCTCGCGGCAACTGCGTCGTCGTGAATCTTGTTTTCTGAGTCGACAGAGGTGTTGCGCGCACGCACTCGGTAAGTGATTACCATACGTATAGTCTTCAGAACACAAAGGCGCCAAGACACGAAGTAGTTTCCTTCTCACCCATAGTGTCTTTGTGCTTCGTGTCTTATTTCACCGATAGTAACGGACGAGCCACTCGGCTACGAGCGCGGGCTTCTGACCGCCTTCGGTCTCAACGGTCACCGACCAGGTTATCTGACTGCCGCCCTGGACGTCCTCGACTAATTGCAGCGTGAACCGTGCCCGCACGCGCGAACCGGCGGGCACGGGCGAAACGAAGCGCAGCCGATTGAGTCCGTAGTTGATGCCCATCTTGAAATCGCCCTCAACCCTAAAGGTCTGGGCGCCAAGATGAGGCAGCAGCGAGAGAGTCAAAAAGCCGTGAGCTATCGTCGAATGAAACGGCGAGTCGGTCTTCGCGCGCTCGACGTCTATGTGAATCCACTGATGGTCTTCGGTGGCGTCGGCGAAGTCGTTTATCCGCGACTGGGTTACCTCGAACCAGTCGCTCGCTCCGACCTCCCGGCCGATCAAGGTCCTGAGTTCTTCTATACCTTCAATGATCCGTGGTAGCATAAGTCCTCCGGCAATGACTGGATGATGGAGCAGCTAAGGTACCGAACTCACCGCCTGCTTGCAACAGGAACGAGAGAAACAGATCGAGGGCTGGCACATTTCAACCAGTGAGGCGCGATAGCCGGAGAGCACTCCCAGGCCACGGCTCATCAGGAAGTGACCTATGCGCAATCCAGTCCGGCTCATCTCCACGCCGCTCATCGCGGCGCTTCTTTTCTTAGCTGCAATTCTCTGTTCAGATCCGCTGTCGGCCGCGCACTCCATCCAATCGCAAAAGCCCGCCGAGACGCGGCGAACCACGCGGCCGACGAGCAAGCCTTACACTGGCGACCTCTCGATCTTCGAAGACGCGAAACGCGCAGAGAATCTGCAGATCAATCGCGT
Protein-coding sequences here:
- a CDS encoding APC family permease: MADEPISAELRDAEQQVERRSEVFKKELGLTDLALTQILFIIGLPWVGIAAKLGPSHIIFWLLGIALFYLPSAAVVIYLNRLMPLEGGLYQWAKLGFNSFMGFMVAWNLWLFVILNCSEIGLQAATSLSYAVGSRGAWFAGSKWFISLLSFLIIGLLVVISILGLGVGKWLHKAGGVTMVLTFGLLVALPIVNYARGTIGQYHPLATEMPAVSLFSLNILGKLGFGALGGFEYVAIHAGECRDPVRTIGRSVVVAAPLIAVMFILGTSSVLALVAPENIDLIGPIPQVLRLGFGKLGFAAQIVPVAIVAFLGIRIAQSSVQFAGNTRLPMVAGWDRLLPDWFTRLHASRKTPVNSIIFIGAGTLAIGLVGLIGVGEQEAFQLLWNASGIFYALTYLVMFAIPLVGLKGTAGRAPLWLKLASTSGLLMTLLYVTLSILPVIQVESRFAFAAKIATVIIVTNLIGAAVFLIAERRRKLRTIEEANAPAD
- a CDS encoding SDR family NAD(P)-dependent oxidoreductase; translated protein: MSPSFEEAMGKLDGQVVIVTGASAGIGEATVRMLASGGANIALVARRKERLDQLKSEIGSGVRSLAIAADVTSAEDRQRIVHETMSAFGRIDALVNNAGYGQRGPIEIVPIEAIRRNFETNLFSLIALTQLVIPIMREQGSGRIVNVSSVAGRIARPLSSVYDATKHALEAVSDGLRGELAPFGIKVIVIEPGFIITEFLEVANEVSRETLEHPGPYAEPFERLGGAIQRLRKMAGRPEDIAEVIFKALTARSPRARYAAPGHARFALAVKRLLPARFFDYVMNR
- a CDS encoding esterase — encoded protein: MQRFIDGWHSPSLNKHMEIVTYGHYGFPLLMFPTAAADYLEYERFYMIDAIQDSIEAGKVKVFSINSINRESWLNNELHPKYKALRQVQYNNYIVGEVVPYIWNSCQGRFGVITAGASLGAFHCANQVFRRPDLFAGCIAMSGAYDIRGYYRGDYYDENVYFNNPVDYLPNVEGWELEALRHKEHIHIVSGQGNYENPDASRRLSAILTRKGIPHELSLWGYDMPHDWPTWRLMMKYYVAERF
- a CDS encoding amidohydrolase family protein; this translates as MKRLIPLLICLSLLCAIPGESGPSHAQATNVLVITHANLIDGFSAAPIRDATVLIRDGRVESVVTGKAELPPGATVMDLNGKWLLPGFVDTHAHLADTSAARRALASGATTVRCLGVNHFVDIGIRELNHAGVSELPDVVAAGYHVRPRPAEEFFLDTPKMRDLMTGVAGTQNVRRLVRAMIDRGVDAIKIMATERAGLPDTDPRKRVFTDEELAAAVDEARKSGVYVAAHAHGDEGGAAAVRAGVRSIEHGTYLSDKTLLLMKERGAYLVPTIATVLDLIDPGGDYDNPILSVRGRAMLPRLRETAAHAWKMGVKIVAGTDTGYGPASSRRIPHEILELVNIGMPPMDAIKAATSVAAACIGVDKRTGSIKPGMEADFIAIERDPLADITAIQDVIVVINNGKVAVNRLGW
- a CDS encoding DUF6569 family protein; the protein is MKALIRVLTSVVLCALSVACSPAGRIVEAKSDGAAKGSRVRPVPSSLGLPARPEWRLGSPTTYNNLTVFPVFGDGSSASADLITLDEGLRSGKVIITELGADGRSHRINRRQSGDSAEVNRLALTNNSGKALVLIAGEMILGGKQDRIVGHDCIIEATNTPVPLDVFCVEHGRWSGGLAFGESRGAGAASGRGRGSGSGSGSGAGAGMSVAPMALPKIREKAQAQKSQGEVWSAVAETVTVTATSTSTGNLNSVYQDRRVNKKLDDYERAFKDKLSAGNIVGVVAAVGGKIVSADVFANHSLFQAYWPKMLKSYALEAVSRGENRAQQVSRTEAEAFLARAQGNSASDGREGVYRLAENQSSADASFELEYTRKSPTLVHFNRVSKK
- a CDS encoding 3-oxoacyl-[acyl-carrier-protein] synthase III C-terminal domain-containing protein — encoded protein: MAGITSFGAYIPFYRLAHKEIARAWCGRAGDGERAVANVDEDSITMAVEAVRDLLGKGDGREIDSLMFATTTSPYAEKQASALIATAADLRNDVRTADYTSSLRSATTATLAALDSVKAGSVSNVIITAADTRLAPPKSANERMFGDAASAIAVGRDKVIAELIAGHSTVDEMTDVWRADDDRFVSGWEERFSITQGYQRVVRQTVSELFERNAIGPSEISKAIFYAPDPGTLAGTAKSLGLKAEQIPDHLFSTVGNTGTAMPLLVLSSVLENAHAGEKLLVVGYGSGCDALMFEVTDEIDNAKTKAGRRGVNGHLASKANLDSYERYAKFRELINTEAARRQSPSASAPQIWRRRDDIYRLHGYRCLNCGKVQYPHQRLCIGCQAKDNFESVRLADKPATLFTFTVDFLNADPDPPSVMTVVDFEGGGRGYLMMTDRNPADVRIDQTVEMTFRRMYEAEGFTNYYWKCRPLRDA
- a CDS encoding HEPN domain-containing protein, which codes for MTPEQEALVRKAQDSLRGAQVLASEKLFDFAVSRAYYTMFYVAEAFLLGEGLTFSKHSGVIAAFGQHFAKTGRVPKEFHRYLIDGERKRLTGDYDIGPGLSEREALEEIDHAQKFLDLAKASLGSLP
- a CDS encoding nucleotidyltransferase domain-containing protein; the encoded protein is MIQKVNDILVELRRELQSLYGERLERIILFGSQARGDAEPDSDIDVLVVLKGPVQPGTEIDRTSHFVAELSLANNVVVSCVFISSHRYAVERSPLLLNVRREGVAI
- a CDS encoding MaoC family dehydratase translates to MLPRIIEGIEELRTLIGREVGASDWFEVTQSRINDFADATEDHQWIHIDVERAKTDSPFHSTIAHGFLTLSLLPHLGAQTFRVEGDFKMGINYGLNRLRFVSPVPAGSRVRARFTLQLVEDVQGGSQITWSVTVETEGGQKPALVAEWLVRYYR